Below is a window of Pseudodesulfovibrio sp. 5S69 DNA.
AAAAGGAAGTCGCCGTAAAGGCGAAATCCAAAAGTAAGGCGGACAGCCAAAAGCCCCGACGCGGATGCGCGGACGCCCGCCCGCTCATGGCCTCTTCCGCCAGCCCATTCGCGACAAACCAATCCCCACAGAAGGAGGACAGCAATCGGAAGCGGACCCTAGAGCCCGTCTCCGGCGGCGAAGCGCAGGCTGGATCGCGTCTGCGCAGCAGACCTTCGATCCGGCCAGCGAAAGCCGCCTACGGGCTCTTGGGTCCGCTTCCGCGCGCCCGCACCACAGCGCAGTTTTTGCTTCCTTTTTTCTGCGCCAGCAAAAAAGGAAGTCGCCGTAAAGGCGAAATCCAAAAGTAAGGCGGACAGCCAAAAGCCCCGACGCGGATGCGCGGCCATCCCCCCGAGCTCAACAAGGCCCGCCGCCAGGCGAACCACCACAACCCGTCGTGGGTGCGCGGACAATCCCCCGCGCACCACCTCTTCACCCAAAAAGAAAGGGCCGGGAAAGCACTCGCTCTCCCGGCCCTTGTCGTCTCAAAAACCACCACGCCTGTTAAGGCGTAACCACTTCCAGCCCCCCCATGTACGGCCTGAGCGCCTCGGGAATGACCAGAGAGCCGTCGGCCTGCTGGTAATTTTCGAGCACGGCCACCAGGCAGCGGCCCACGGCCAGGCCGGAGCCGTTCAGGGTGTGGGGGTAGAGCTTCTTCTTGGAGTCCTTGGGCTGGAACCGGATGTTGGCCCGGCGCGCCTGGAAGTCCTCGCAGTTGGAGCAGGACGAGATTTCGCGGTACTTGCCCTGACCGGGCAGCCAGACCTCGATGTCGTAGGTCTTGGCCGCGGAGAAGCCCATATCGCCGGTGCACAGGGCGATGGTCCGGTAGTGCAGGCCGAGCAGCTCCAGGATGCGCTCCGCCGAACGGGTCATGTCCTCGAGCGCCTCATAGGAGTGGTCGGGATGGGCGAAGTTGACCATCTCCACCTTGTAGAACTGGTGCTGGCGGATGAGCCCCTTGGTGTCCTTGCCGTAGGAACCGGCCTCGGAGCGGAAGCACGGTGTCTGGGCGCAGAACTTGACCGGCAGCTTTTCCTCGGGGATGACCTCGTCGGCATAGATGTTGGTCAAGGGCACCTCTGCCGTGGGGATGAGATAGAATTCGCGCTCGTCGGTCAGCTTGAACAGGTCTTCCTCGAACTTGGGCAACTGCCCCGTGCCGGTCATGGTCTTCCTGTTGACGATGAGCGGGGGCAGGACCTCGGTGTAGCCGTGTTTTTCGGTCTGGGTGTCGAGCATGAACTGGGCCAGGGCGCGCTCAAGCCGGGCGCACCAGCCGAAGCTGATGGAGAACCGGGCCCCGGCCAGCTTGGCCGCGCACTCGAAGTCCAGGCCGCCGAGCGCGGTGCCGATCTCCCAGTGCTCCTTGGGCTCGAAATCCAGGACCGGCTTCTCGCCCCAGTAGCGCAGGACCGGGTTGTCCTCCTCGCCCGCGCCCTCGGGCACGGATTCGTGCGGGATGTTGGGCACGGCCATCATCCAGTCGAATTCGGCCTTCTCCACCTCGGCCAGCTCGCGGTCCAGATCCTTGGTCCGTTCGGCCACCCTGCCCATCTTGTCGAGCAGGTCCGAGACGTCCTCGCCCGCCCGCTTGCGCTTGGCGATCTCCGGGCCCACGGCGTTCTTCTCGGCCTTGAGGGATTCCACCTCACCGATAAGTTGTTTGCGCCGCTCGTCCAGTTCGGTGAATTCGGCCACGTCGATTTTCGAGTGGCGCTTCTCCAGGCTCTGCCGGACCATGTCCGGATTCTTCTGCATCAGTTTGAGATCAAGCATGACTAAAATATCTCCTCACGTTGCTTCGAAACAGGATGTATCCTAGGCAACGGCTTCTTTCAAGGCGGCAAGGACCCGGTCCCGGTCCATGGCCGTGGTGTCGATGACGGCCGCATCACTCGCCGCCCGGAGCGGAGCCACGGCCCGGTTGCGGTCCTGGTCGTCCCGTTTGGCGATCTGTTCCTTGAGCGCATCCAGGTCGGCGGGCTTGCCCATCCCCTGAAGCTGCAGGAACCGACGGCGGGCGCGTTCGTCCACCGAGGCGTCCAGGAAAAACTTGTACGGGGCGTCCGGGAAAATCACGGTGCCCATGTCGCGGCCCTCGGCCACCAGGGAATACTTCGCCCCGAGCGCCTGCTGGGCCTTCTTCAAAAAAGTGCGGATGACCGGCAGGGTGGCCATGTTCGAGGCCCACATGCCGACCTCCTCGGTACGGATCTCGTCCCCGATGGGCGTGCCGTTCAGGGACAGGACCGAGTCCTCGCCCACCCCGGACAGCCCGTACTCGAAGCCCGCCAGAGCCTGTTCCAGCCGTTCTTCGGGCCAGTCCCAGGCACCCTCGCCGAGTTTCCAGGCCACGGACCGGAACATGGCCCCGGTGTCCAGGTACGGGATGGACAGCAGCCGGGCCAACCGTTTGGCCATGGTGGATTTGCCCACTCCGGCCGGGCCGTCGATGGTCACGATCAGGGTGTCACCCATTGAGGATGTCCCCCACGGCCTGGATGAACAGCTCGTTCTCCTTGTCCGTGCCCATGTTCACCCGGATGCAGTCGGCCAGACCGAAGCTGCCCAGGTGGCGGACGATGATGCCCCGCTCGAGCAGGGTCTGAAAGAGCGTCTTGGCGTCCATGGGCGGCCGGACCATGACGAAGTTGGACTGGCTCGGCCAGACCTTGCACCCGAGCTTCGTCAGCTCCCTGGTGAAATACTCGCGCCCGCGCATGACCACGCTTAAGGTCTCGTTGAAGAAGGTCTCGTCTTCGAGCGCGGCCAGCCCGGCCTCCTCGGCCAGCAGGTTGACCGTGAACGGAATGCGCGCGTTCCTGAGCAATGCGGCCAGGCTCGCGGGCATGATCCCGTAGCCGAGCCGCATGCCCGCCAGGCCGTAGGCCTTGGAGAACGTGCGCAGGCAGACCAGGTTCTCGAACTTGTCGAAGGCCTGGACCGGAGAATAGGACTCGGGCGGCCAGGCGAACTCGATGTACGCCTCGTCCACGACCAGCAGGCAGTCCTTGGGCAGCACGCCCGCCAGCACCGTCAGGTCCTCCACCCCGGCGGCCAGCCCCGTGGGGTTGTCCGGGCTGGTGACCACGACCATGGCCGTGTTCTCGTCCGCGGCCTCGGCCAGCGCGTCCAGGGGCAGGGCGCAGTCCTCGCCGCGCGGGACCACCCGGTACTCCAGGCCGCACAGTTTGGCGCACATGCCGTACATGGCGAAGCTGTGCTCGTAAAAGACCACGTTGGACTTGCCCGGCACGGCCTTCATGCGGAAAAGCATGTCGATGATCTCGTCCGAGCCGTTGCCCACCAGTACGCACTCGGCGGGCACGCCCGCGGTCTCGGCCACGGCCTCGGTCAGCCTCGGCGTATGGTTCTCCGGATAGCGGAAGGCCCGCGCCGCGTTGCGCTCGATGGCCTTCATCACCAGCGGCGACGTGCCCAGCGGATTCTCGTTGCTGGCCAGCTTGATGACCGACGTGAGCCCGTACCGGGCCTGGATCTGCTCAATGGTCAGACCCGGCACGTACGGCGCGAAATCCATGATCTCCGGACGAACGGTAAATTCTCTCATCACTCTCTCCTCGAAAGATGGCCTCGCCGACGGGTGGCCTCCGGCGGCCGGGGCGCTGCCCCGGACCCTGCTGGGGCGCTGCCCCAGGCCCCGCTTAAGAACCTTCTGGAAAAGGTTCTTAAGAATCTCCAAAACTTTTTGTGTGCCTTCGGCAGGGCCGTGCGGACGCGAGCGGCCGTGCCTAGCCGCTTCCCTTGTACAGCCCCCGCTTCCCTCGCCCCGCGAAGCGCCCGAGAAGCTCAGGAGGGGAGAGGGATGAGGGTCCGGGGAAGGGAGAGGGAAGCCCTTACGAAGGGTTCCCTCTCCCTTCCCGGCCGCCGGAGGCATTCTGTCCATAAAAAAAGGAACGGCCGAGACCGTTCCTTTATATGGTTTAGGTCAGTCCGTAAAGGAACTAGCTGGGCCGGACGGTGAGGACCGGGGCCTTGGAGCTCTTGACGACCTTTTCGGCCACGGAGCCGAACAGGATGCGGTCGATGCCCTTGCGGCCGTGGGTGCCCATGACGACCATGTCGCACTTCTCGGCCTCGCAGATGGCCAGGATTTCCTCTGCGGGATAACCGGTGACGACCTTGCCTTCCACGTTGAGATCGTTGAAGTTCTCCTTGACAAAGGCATTCATGGTATCTTCGGCGCCGGTGACGATCTCGCCCACGAAGCTCTCAATGGAACTGGGCGGCACATGGAAGCCCACGTACTGGCTCAACGACGGCGCGACATACAGCACCAGGACCTGGGCCCCGGAGCACTTGGCCATCATGTTGGCGTAATCGGCGACCATGGGGCTATAATCGGAAAAATCGACCGCGCACAGAATCTTCTTGATTTCGGGCATGTGGTTCTCCTCCTTGCGTATTGTCTACCCCTCCAAACCATGCGGAGGGAAATGAATCCAGCCTATTCACTATATGCCTCTCCTGCCCCGGATAGACAACCATTTTCTTCTCCAGTACAGTTGCCGGGAGCCGGGGAGCCTCATTCCCGCTCCGGCGGCAGAATTTGCCGGGCTATTTCATAAAAAGAATAATATTTTCCAAGCGGTTGTCAATAGCCGAGCATTGGCAAGGTCTTTGCAGAATCTCAGGCAAACCACAGGATAGGAGTTGAACCATGAAGATCCGTCCTGATCAGATCGAGGGCGTCCAATCGGAACAAACGCAGCGCCGCAACAAGGCGAAGCAGTCCGACGCGGCCTTCGGGGATCTTCTCAACCAGGAAGTGGCCCGGGGGGAAAAGACTGTCCCGCCGTCCGTAGCGCCGCCCCTGGTCGTGAATCCCCTGCTCGCCGCCGGACATATCGCCGCCGTGCAGCCCGTCTCCGAAGATGGAGCACAGGTCGCGGGTCAGGTGGAATCCATCCTCGACAAGTGGGACGACTACGCCGCCACCCTCGCCGACCCCGAAGCCGGGCTCAAGTCCGCCTACGGGACCCTCGACGAAATCGCCGGCGACGTGGCCGCGCTCAAGGCCGAACAACCGGACCTCGAAAGCACCCACCCCGGGCTCAAGTCCATTGTCGACGAACTGGAAACCCTCGCCGCCACCGAACAGTTCAAGTTCAACCGCGGCGACTACGCCTGACCCGACCCACGACCCATTTCGCCCGGCCCGGCCCACTCACGTGGGCCGGGCCGCTCTTTCGAAGGCATGCCTCCGGCGGCCGGGGAAGGGAGAAGGACACCCTTTGAAAAGGGCTTTCCTTCTCCCCTTCCCCGGACTCCATCCCCTCATCCTTCCTAAACTTTTTATGCCGCTTCGCGGGAGCTATCCCATTACTATGGACCACCAATGAAGCAAGCCCCCCCTCCAGAGCGCACTCCCCCCTTTGGAGCGATTCGGGTGCGCAGCACCCGACAGCGGCTCTCTCCCCCGCGCTCGGAGTAGGCTTTGATTCGCCCCGTCCTGGGGCTCACCCCTTCGGGGCGTTGCGGAAAGACCGCAACGTCCAAATCCGCTGTCCTGCGGATTTGTCGAGAGTGGGTCAGCTGTGCATTTTTCGAGGGTTCGCCTGACCGCAGCGTACCCCCGTACGTGAGGATTAGGCGGACCCTCGAAAAATGTGCAGATGACCCGCTGTCGGAAGCCGCCCCCCTGCGAAGCCGGACATACGCAAAGCCCCCCGAAAGCAACACGGCTTCCGGGGGACCTACGAGCTCTATAACTTTGCCGTCTATTCGCCCAAATACGCTTTGCGTATATCAGGATTCGCCAACAACGCCTGAGCTTCGTCTTCCATGACGACGTTGCCTGTTTCAAGAACGTAGCCGCGAGTGGCGGCCTGGAGGGCGAGGTTGGCGTTCTGCTCGACCAGGACCACGGTGACGCCCTGCTCGTTGATCATCTTGACGATGTCGAAGATCTGCTTGACCAGGAGCGGGGCCAACCCCATGGACGGCTCGTCCAGGAGCAGGACCTTGGGGCGGCTCATGAGCGCCCGGGCCATGGCCAGCATCTGCTGCTCGCCGCCGGACAGGGTGCCGCCCAGTTGCTT
It encodes the following:
- the cmk gene encoding (d)CMP kinase, whose amino-acid sequence is MGDTLIVTIDGPAGVGKSTMAKRLARLLSIPYLDTGAMFRSVAWKLGEGAWDWPEERLEQALAGFEYGLSGVGEDSVLSLNGTPIGDEIRTEEVGMWASNMATLPVIRTFLKKAQQALGAKYSLVAEGRDMGTVIFPDAPYKFFLDASVDERARRRFLQLQGMGKPADLDALKEQIAKRDDQDRNRAVAPLRAASDAAVIDTTAMDRDRVLAALKEAVA
- a CDS encoding universal stress protein, translated to MPEIKKILCAVDFSDYSPMVADYANMMAKCSGAQVLVLYVAPSLSQYVGFHVPPSSIESFVGEIVTGAEDTMNAFVKENFNDLNVEGKVVTGYPAEEILAICEAEKCDMVVMGTHGRKGIDRILFGSVAEKVVKSSKAPVLTVRPS
- the serS gene encoding serine--tRNA ligase, yielding MLDLKLMQKNPDMVRQSLEKRHSKIDVAEFTELDERRKQLIGEVESLKAEKNAVGPEIAKRKRAGEDVSDLLDKMGRVAERTKDLDRELAEVEKAEFDWMMAVPNIPHESVPEGAGEEDNPVLRYWGEKPVLDFEPKEHWEIGTALGGLDFECAAKLAGARFSISFGWCARLERALAQFMLDTQTEKHGYTEVLPPLIVNRKTMTGTGQLPKFEEDLFKLTDEREFYLIPTAEVPLTNIYADEVIPEEKLPVKFCAQTPCFRSEAGSYGKDTKGLIRQHQFYKVEMVNFAHPDHSYEALEDMTRSAERILELLGLHYRTIALCTGDMGFSAAKTYDIEVWLPGQGKYREISSCSNCEDFQARRANIRFQPKDSKKKLYPHTLNGSGLAVGRCLVAVLENYQQADGSLVIPEALRPYMGGLEVVTP
- the hisC gene encoding histidinol-phosphate transaminase; its protein translation is MREFTVRPEIMDFAPYVPGLTIEQIQARYGLTSVIKLASNENPLGTSPLVMKAIERNAARAFRYPENHTPRLTEAVAETAGVPAECVLVGNGSDEIIDMLFRMKAVPGKSNVVFYEHSFAMYGMCAKLCGLEYRVVPRGEDCALPLDALAEAADENTAMVVVTSPDNPTGLAAGVEDLTVLAGVLPKDCLLVVDEAYIEFAWPPESYSPVQAFDKFENLVCLRTFSKAYGLAGMRLGYGIMPASLAALLRNARIPFTVNLLAEEAGLAALEDETFFNETLSVVMRGREYFTRELTKLGCKVWPSQSNFVMVRPPMDAKTLFQTLLERGIIVRHLGSFGLADCIRVNMGTDKENELFIQAVGDILNG